The Nicotiana tomentosiformis chromosome 2, ASM39032v3, whole genome shotgun sequence genome includes the window CGTTTTGTTTCAAATGCAGTTTTGTCTTCTCATTACATTTAGAGCAAGAGCACAACAGAGGTAACAATAAACTTGAGTTTCTTATAGAAGTACTAAGGCTGGAAAAAATAGAATAGTCAAACTTGTGAAGGCACAGTTAGTACAGCTTAGTCTAGCTTAATGATAAATATCCCATATTCATGCTACATGCCATAACCAAACAAAGCTTAAGAACACTTGGTTGGTTACATGCATTCATCATCTGTAATGAATGAACCATTCCGACTTATGTTTCACATTACTTAAGAAAAAGAGAGAACTAACATAATTCCCCCAAAAAGATTAAACCAGCAAAACTGGATAAATGAGCACGGCAGTAAATGTGCACTAAACTCTGATTCCAGCACTAATGCTTCAAAGACATGCATATACATAAATGTAAACACATATAGGCTCAACTGATGTAGAAAAACCAAATGCATCAAAAGAACCATTCTTGAAGAATAGATAACTGAAATCATATCTTCTAGAGGGTGAAAAATGATTCTTCAATCCAGATCCAGCAACCACCAAAACACATGCCATAAGTTTCATTCATGGCAAAATAAATACCTTTTTTTCATCCTTCCCTTTTTTCTTCCAAAATGTGCCCTTTttctttaaaaaagaaaaagcttcctTGCTTTCTTGCTTCTCGCTTCACCAACTGAAGTGAGCGCTTCACTAAAGCTGTCTCACCTCAGATCTCTGAAGCCTAACAGAGGTTGCCTCGCCTCAGTTCAAGCTTAAAGCGATGAAGCACACGCTTTTTACAACACTGCAGAAGCAGACACTTTGCGTGCACAACACATCTGTCCCCTACTAGAATGGTCCCATCTACTTCTCCTTGAAGATGCGAAAAAACTTTATCCAAGAAGCAATAGTCATGTCTACTGCTCCTCGTCCACGGGTGAAAATATCTAGGATAATAACTAGATCTAAGATGCAACCAAGGCTGAGCAGTTTGTAGGAACCACTGAAAGGATCCATTATCCCTTTCTTATTTATCTATGGAGGGTTTAAGCTCAATGCTACGCAAAGCTATGTCTCTACAGTAAATCAAAGCCTTCAGACCAGGTACATTGGAGAACATTGAAGTAGAAGTCTCTCACCTTCTCTATGCATATGATACTCTTTTATGTAGTGCAGAAGAATCACAATTAAGATACCTGAGGGCTATCTTAGTACTTTTTGAAGCAGTTTCGGGTCTAAAGATAAATTTGGGAAAGAGCTCCATGTATGCTATCAATGTTGTCCAGGATATCGAGAGGCTAGGAGAAGTCTTGGTTTGTCAAATTGGTGAGCTTCCTACTGATTATCTGGGTATGCCTTTAGGTGCGAGATACAAATCAGAACAGATATGGTTAAAAATTGATAGGTGCGAAATGAGATTAGCCATGTGGAAAAGTCAGTATCTTTCATTGGGAGGTGGGGTTATTCTCATTAATAGTGTTCTTGACTCTCTCCCCACTTATCTTATGTCTTTATTTCCGATGCCTATGAGTGTAAAAAAGAAACTAGACAGGATTAGAAGGGACTTTTTATGGGAGGGTAACAAGGATAGGAGGTCGTTTCATTTGGTGAAGTGGGACAAGGTTTTGCTGGAGATTAGTGAGGGTGGACACGGCATTAGGAACTTGAAATCACACAATGATAGTTTGCTTTTGAAGTGGCTGTGGAGATATGGAAAATAAAGAAGATGCTCTTGGAGAAGAGTAATTTCTAGCAAATATGGCCCTTGGCACACAGGCCTTGTCCTATCCTCTCATGAGGTAATCCTCTGGAAACACATCAGTTGTTCCTGGTCCACTTTTAAAGCTAATACAAAGATCCAGCTTGGAAATGGTATGGAAACTCGTCTCTGGCAGGACGCTTGGGTTGGTATACTCCACTTATGACTAAATACATGATCTCTATAACCTCACTGATACAGCTGATAATCTTGTCTCTCAGTGCTGGAGTGGTAACTCTTAGTCCATTTCATTTAGAAGAGATTGTTTTGACTGGGTAATCCCGAGAATTGCTCTCCTATTGAAAGATTTAGAGATGGACTCCACtagattttttgttgttgttctcAAAAAAACAAAAGGATCAAATCCGAAATAGAATTGAGGTAATAATTATTATGGCAGTGAAATGAGGGGAGTGGGAGCGTCATTGTTTGAAAAGTGCAGGAGTTGCAGAGAGTAAGGTCAAGAGCTTGGTATAGAAACAAAGGAGGCCATTGacaacttctttgaatccaatTTCTGCAGATTCATATTCACCATGAAACTGTTTGATAGAAGGAAGGATATTATTGTTTCCGAGATGAGCCTTGCTTGTAACAAGCAGCTTGACATTGAACAACCGAAATTGGAGATGGCGATGCCTAAGTTGCGAATGTGATGCAGATTATGATTTCTGAGATGATTGAGCACCAGGTCTTTGAGACACACCTGCATCTGTAGAGATACTTTATTTCGATGAATTAATCTGTAGAGATACTTCAAAGGCAGCCATCAATCATGGCTCCAGGTCATACCATTTCACCATCATTCACATGCCATTGATTAATTTAAAGAAAGAACTAGAAGTTTATCCCCAGAACATGGAAGAAGTCTAGATAAGTGAGCATGACCACATTggttaatttataaataaatgtGCACTAAACTCTGATTCCTTCACAAAGGCTTCAAAGGCAtacatataataaataaatatacaggCTCAACTGATGTCAAAAACTAAATGCACAAAATGAATCTTTTTTGAGGAATAGATAACTTGGTAAGGGCGAACTATGATTCGTTCATCCGGATCCAACAACTCCCAAAAACACATAGCATAAGTTCTGTTCATGGAAAAATAAATACGATCCACTAGAAAATAAAGCATAGACATAAATAACTAAAACATATTACTCCTACTAAATAGACTCACTTGTGGTTTCATACTCGTGTTCTTCTAACAATTTTTTTCTTATGGTTACCCCTCTAAAGTAATTAATTCTGCAAACATTTCTCTTTGTCTCCTAATTTTCTCCAAATATAGGAGAGCAGATATTGGGCATTTGCGCAATAAAGCTTCAAGGGAATGACTGTTGTTGTCTAATTCGACACAAGATATCTGAAAAGAGGATTTTTCACCAGCGGCAATCATAAAAGGTGGAAACTTGCCAACCACAAACCTCTGAAACTCTCTAGCGGAGTAATCATAAGAATAAATAGGGGTGAAATTAGAATCATCATAATCATTAGCTTTAGGATTAGCCAGCAATATCTCACCTGTTGGAAGGTTACCAACAGTGCACCAGCTCTCTCTATTACACCTTACCATTTCTCCAGGTAAGGTGATGGAATGTTTGAGCCAGCAACGCGAGCCATTCAATTCCCAGAGATTCAATTTCCTTAGCTTCCTTGAATGGGTAACTGCATCCGCCGTGACATTCCCCAGGCATCCCACCGCCAAACTTCCCCTGAAGTTCACTATCCTGGCTGTCAATAAATCTGTAAGATGTTTAGGGAGGGAGATACCATAGAAATGATGTACTGTAAGGTTAAATGCCAGTATTTTCCGGGTATTGTCCTTGGATTTAACCAACCAATACAGAAACTGGTTAATGCAAACACTTGGTGTGAACAACACATCTATCACTGGTAGAAAATCAACAGGGCACATCTTTATCCAAGAACCGATAGTGATGTCCTCGTCGTCGTTCACTCCTCCTAGGGTAAGAATCTCTCGGTAAATAACAACATCATGATCGCGAAGGCAACCAAGGCTAAGCAGCTTGTAGGAGCCACTCAACGGATCAAATCCTAAATAGAATTGACTTTTATGTGTCCAGCGGTAAAACTTTGGGAGCGGGAGCTTCCTTGTTTCAAAAGTGTAGTAATTGCAGAGAGTAAGATCACCAGCTGGGGCTGGAGTGTAGAAACAAAAGAGGCCATTGATTACTTCTGTGAATCCAATTTCTGCAGATTCATACTCACCACCACCCAACTGCTGCCTGATAAAATGAGGAGGAGGGATATTAAGACCGATCCTCGATTGGAAGAAGGAGCTCGAAGTTGAACAACCGAAATTGGAGATGACGATGCCTAAGTTGCGAACGCAATGCAGTTTTTTTATTTCAGAGATGATTGAGCACCAGGTCTTTGAGACACACTTGCATCTGCAGAGACACTTCAATGGCAGCCGCAACAGAACCTCCATTACCACGGCTTCAGGTAACTCCATTTCAACAGAATACGATTTGCTTTCGACGTCGCCGTCccttactctctctctctctccccctttAAGgacttctttgttttttttttggttacaACTAGGGTTTTCTTTGCAGAATGTACAGGGAAAGGATCCCCTCCAGTGAAATTCTGTCCGTCAATAGCATTGCTGATTCTTGCCATGTGTTTACCCACGTTTTCTATGGTTGAGATTCAATCTTGTAATATACAATTTAAAATGATAAGACAACCTGAGGAAAAATTATGAAAAGAAGATAATGCTAACGATGGACGTTTCTTTTGGTTAACGCGCATGTTTCACCAAGTTTCTTAAATGTGATTATCTTTAGAAATGCTatttaaaaaagtatttttggcgaTAATCGATTTGTTTTTGGTTatttaatttgaaaaaaaaatttgaacaataattagtgtttggtcaaacttttgaaaactgcttctaagcGTACTTTTCTCAAAAGTGATTCTCATAAAattgcttttggagagaagctacatTTTTCTGTTTCTAAAAAACTGCTTCTGGTTctcctcaaaagtatttttcttctaaaatcttggccaaacacctcaatttttgaccaaaaatacttttgacccaaaaaaaaaaaatagcttggCCAAACGGACTATAGAGCtttaatccaaaaaaaaaaaagtttagaGCTTTAAACAATCCAGAATTCATTCATGTCTTTGGGAAAAGGAATTTAACATATAACAAGACAAGTATGAGTTTCTTTATCTTGACACAAGAGGTCTTGGATAATGAGATTCACACGAGGTTGTTTAAATGCAATAATATGTTTGAAAAGAATATTAgctaaaaaatcaattaaaaataaaactaacatatattacactaaattttattttgaaatatttgTGCTCTTTGACTGCAGAAAAAGTTTACCTGCCAtacataaataatttttttgtatGTTAATAGATGAATATGTACATTAAAATGTAAAAATTAGGTGTGTCAATTTGAGCCCAAACATATTCAACCCGCTCAACCTACCCAGAATATAACGGGTTGGGCAAGTAATAAATTGTTGATGGGTCACACTCTGAGCTATGCCCAATTCAACCCGTGCTTGCTGATGGGTCAGTTTGGGCTACTATTAGTGGACCCATTGTAAATTCTTTTTCATAggaaacaatattagtatcacaacaacaatcataggataaatagaaataccatgaaatctagaagaaagatgcaaagcaaaaacgagtaaggtctgcgtacacactaccctccccagaccccattagtgagattttactgggttgttgttgttgttgtttgttgttattgtaaaCTCTTTTTCATATATCCCCTACAGTTTCTAAATTCCATTCCCTCTTGTAGGTTCTAGACTCTTGACCATCTCCTGAAAGTAGTACTTTATTAAGATTTTCACCATTTTCTGATCATTGTTTTTTTGACAATTCGTTAAAATTTCTTTCCACTCCATCATAGATAAACAAGAAGACAAAATCATTTTATCTACAACAATGTGGCTTATTGTTACTGtaaatttaatattaattattttaagtaAAACTTTTGATTTTTATAAACTATCGGAGATCAAAAAAATATTAGctttaaattaaaatattaatataagtattaattttatttcatatttagTAATCTTTGAAAAAAAACAAGGAAATATTTAGAGTTCCTTCAGTAAATTACGTAAAGGAAAGTGGCAAAATGATACAAGCCTACTAACACCTGAGGTTTTTTATGTTTTATTACTAATGAGCAGTTtggtattattaaaaaaataaatttgggttAATTTGGGCGGGTTGGGCTAGACCCATTATTTAGCCCATGAAATTTTTGGGATGGGTTGGATTATTACCCAACTATTAGTTTAACCCATTTTGACCCGTTTTATCCCTACCTAAAAAATAAAAGATCAAATTCCTCCCGTAATTGTCTTTAAAAGGCTCCGAGTTTTGGAAGCCAACTGGCACGCTTCAGCTGCACTTCACTGCCTAGAATGCTGGACTTCAAATCTTTTGGACGCCATGTGTATGCGACGCACTAAAGGAGGCGACAATCACTCGTATGTTTCTTCTGTTCCTTTCATTCTATGTTAATTTAATGCATTGGCTTACTTTCCTTTTCCCAACCAAATAGTCAGATCTAATTGGgtaatattttgatttactaaTTTCAACAAGTTCCACCAACTTATCATTGAGAAAATGATTATCCACTTATTCCATAAAGTTCCAAACTTTCATTCTTTGTAACGTAGTACTCACTCTATTTCAATTTACGTGAACCCATTTGATTGGGCACGAAATTTAAAAAAGAtagaagacttttgaatttgtaATGTAgaatgagacacatatattttgtgtggctataaatcattataTAAAGGTTAATTGTTTCTAAATAAGAAAATAGGTCATTATTTTTGACAcggattaaaaaaaaatagattcacGTAAATTGAAAGGGAAAGGGATGAGTATGATATTTTTCCAGTGTACTTGATAACATGGTTTAGTCAACGAAAGTTCATTATTTCCATTCCCTTTTCGTTTCTTATTAAATTTCTATTGAGCCCATACTCAATTTATTTGTTAAAGTAATTATCCTCGAGCATTTTAGTAACTTTGTACCATTAAGTAATCATATGTGGCTCGGGTTTAATCAAATTACATCCTTAAATTCAAAATTAATTCGAGTTAATTATAAAAATTCATATGGCCTTACAATAAGTGACTTAACTTTTCAAAGATTCATCAACGGTAAAATCTAGCCAAGAGAATACAACAAGAGATGCAAAAATTTCAATAATGCATTGTGAAAAGATTCCGACTTTCCCATGTAAATCATGTATCTTATCATTCAAATAATAGGAGGAAATTCAAACTCCGGGCAGTTACCTCACGTGGATTATATTAAGCAAAGATCTTTGTCAGAATTAGAAAAATCCCAAATTTGATGCAAGACTCAAGGAACAATATAATCCATCACTGTAGGGGCACACACCGAAAGAATTGAGCCATTCACTTCAAAGGCAGACAACGCAAGATAGAAGGAAAGTTCAGTagtttaaaaatctaaaaatgtTCCCGTCCTGTGCTACTAACAATCTGTTTGATTTGTTTCCTTGTTGGTAATGTAAATAGCTCATATAGCATAGTACACAAATGAATTGAAAAAGGCAATTTACTGTCTTTGAAAGCCAAATGCACTACAGGTTATATATCCCAGCTAAACCACACTGCCATTTCAAATTCCTTTCCAACTCGTGTAAAAATAAATGCTCTTGTCAATATGTTTTTTTTCACAAAGAATACAACATCTAAACCATCCTATGCATCGAGACGACGAAAGGCAAATCTTCTCAAATTAAAGCTTGTTTAAAGATAGAACATTTTCCTACAGGTGCACGAGCACCCATCCAACCATAGCAAAATGACCAGGTCTAAAAAGCCATGCGACCTGCAAGTCTGCTTTCTGATATTCTTCTGTCTATTGAAGTCATCTGAAAGAAGGAACCACCGACAGGAAATTTTAGGATAGAAACTCAAAGGTTATCAGCACGATGTATGAGTCAAAAAATATAGCCTGCTTTTTCTGAACTTGACAAAAGAATCTGACCTGGGCCAATTTGTTTGATTTGTTTCCTTGTTGGTAATGTAAATAGCTCATAGAGCAGAAAACAAATGCACATTTTAAAATCTGGATCAAGAAATAAGTGAAATGACATGAATTAGAAAACAGTCATTGAAACAAAGTAAATCTAATCAACACTGAAATCTCTAACAACTtgttggatggttgttacatgttgtattatattgtattgttactttaaatacaatatttattttgattattACTTATCTTTTGTTGTATTGTATCGTTAAATTCATCGTTACGTAACAACGAAAAGTGTTACTTTATGGAACGACGAATTTGGTGTGGTTGTatcgttaccttattttttttctctcatcttgcccttATTATTAAGATCCTATATATGTTATCTGATGAGGTCAATGTGTATTGGAATTTTCTGCTCATACTCtgtcaaattctagtatagtttaaGATATCGTCCCACAAAGACTAGATAATCTAtgctataaacttgtaatattttaactattatttgagagaatcaaattgatgaaataaagagttgggaatcattgaattcacttgataatattactataataaaatctcaatttctacatttatttctttaaaaaataatcGCTTATTtctaatacaattatattttgcTCACTAAGAAATAACCAATTAATAACACTCCATGAGaattatattaattaatcaaCTTAAGATTAGTGACATTTAAACCgaaatatttttcttgcttgaattgtgctaaaagaaagtaaaaacttCGTGAGAATATTTTTACTAAGGATAAATAACCTTGCCTACAACAATTTCTCCATGAGAATTAAAACTGGGGCAAGCAAGATTACTGATTTGAAATAATAGTTTACTGAAAAATTACTTTCACTCTACTATTTCATTCATCAgctattatatattaattttgctccgcgaaaatttaaaaattaagatATGAATAATTTAGAGATAAATATATAGACGTGATAATAGAGTAATTAAAAACCATCATTTCAGCACAATATGAAATGTAAATAAAAAGTTTCAAGCCAAAAATATATAAAAGCTGAGATAGTATTATAAAATATATCAAACTTTATCAACTATCCCAACGAAAAGAGattactccattatggagtaaGAAAAGCTAAAAAAGATATTTAGAAGACTAGAAATATTTAAAAGACTAAGGACATACTTatactacaaagaaagaagacTAAGACTAGTTCTTATCTTACAAAGATTGGATATCTATACAAAGAGAGCTTGCTATTTATAGGAAAAGATTAGTAGTTTTTGTCATGTTTCACTTTTGCGAATGTAAAATCCATGTATGCAAAGTGACCTTTGTGTATGTAGATTCCATATATGCAACTATGACACTGGTGCTTCACTCTTGACTTCATGAGTTAGTCTTGCAAATGTATGTTTCATGTATGCAAAGTGACCTTTATGTACATAGATTTCATATACGCAACTATGGCACTTATGCTTCACTCTTGACTTCATGAGTTAATCTTGCAAATGTAGGTTCCATGTATGCAAATGTGACCTTTGCAAATATAGATTCCACACATGCATCTATGACCCTTTTGTTTCCATTCTTGACTTCATGAGTTAGACTTGCAAATGTAGATTCCATGTATGCAAATGTGACATTTGCGTATATAGATTTTAAATATGCATCTATGACTCTTTTGCTTTCATTCTTGACTTCATGGGTTAGACTTGCAAATGTAGGTTGCATGTATGCGAATGTGACCTTGCGTATATAGATTCCACATATGCAACTATGCTCCTTTTCATCTCTAATTATCTCTTTCCATAAGCCCATATGTATATTCCACATTTGAGAATATGAAGATTCTCTTGTCTTTTAgcctcttttcttctttttcataatttcttcttcctACAAGATTTGTTAGAAAATGTGCGAGAATAGGATATcattattcatattttatttttaaaacttattTTTTACATATGAAATTACATGAATAATTTATATCCATCATTATCcttaccctacctttttatataataattctaccttgtatcttattttttctttataatattgcaagtttattctttatattgTTAGTGCATAACATCATGAAACGGCGACAAATAATacatctatccaaacattgtataaaTCAAAATGATATggtacaatacaatataatattatacgatacattatgaaacgatacataataaccatccaaacaagctgtaagggAGAAAAAACACATCAAGCAACATGAGTGTTCCAAAGTCTACACAAAAGTTTTGAGTAAATATTCTTATAATTACAAAATGTTATTTTCATTGACTTCAAATTCAAAGTGGGTTCACTTTTAAGTGCAAATACGAAAATCTAGTACAGTAGTGTTTTCTAAATAAGAAAATATAACGGTTGAAGTAGGATTTACTTTTCGAGTTAACTAGTGTTAGAATCCGGGCAATGCGCTCtaatataattattatttaataaatattaattatttgcTTTGTTATTTAATGTAGTGTATATAAATATAAcaatatttatacaaaatcaaGAGATACATATCATataataatcaaataaattatttgtttattatttattctttattaaattagcaagtacttaCTATACATTTACTAATGTGATTTTTTATTAACTTGTATTGGCTTAATATTTTGATACTATTTCTCTTTTAATATAACATAAGTATATGTTTTGCTTATTCTAGATTTTTGTTTTAAATTTATGTTATGCTGTTCATAATTCTTCAATTgtctaaatttattaataattttcttgagtgttatttatttatattttatttattaattaatttaaaataaaaatatcataaaattatcttTATCCCCCTCTTTTTGTACATTTTTCTCTActgtaatatttgattagttttctcattttgcattttactgaaaatttaaatattataatatttttttactaaattataattttgaattcatcaaaaGTATAAGGAGATAAACTTTTTATTATTCTTATAAAAAACTtac containing:
- the LOC104090635 gene encoding putative F-box protein At1g70960, which translates into the protein MELPEAVVMEVLLRLPLKCLCRCKCVSKTWCSIISEIKKLHCVRNLGIVISNFGCSTSSSFFQSRIGLNIPPPHFIRQQLGGGEYESAEIGFTEVINGLFCFYTPAPAGDLTLCNYYTFETRKLPLPKFYRWTHKSQFYLGFDPLSGSYKLLSLGCLRDHDVVIYREILTLGGVNDDEDITIGSWIKMCPVDFLPVIDVLFTPSVCINQFLYWLVKSKDNTRKILAFNLTVHHFYGISLPKHLTDLLTARIVNFRGSLAVGCLGNVTADAVTHSRKLRKLNLWELNGSRCWLKHSITLPGEMVRCNRESWCTVGNLPTGEILLANPKANDYDDSNFTPIYSYDYSAREFQRFVVGKFPPFMIAAGEKSSFQISCVELDNNSHSLEALLRKCPISALLYLEKIRRQREMFAELITLEG